Proteins from a genomic interval of Watersipora subatra chromosome 10, tzWatSuba1.1, whole genome shotgun sequence:
- the LOC137406132 gene encoding protocadherin-19-like: protein MGTTVVYGASLRPKGNQYGMFGIKKLSGEITVAKKINPEMVGYYRLEIGVQDNGLSPNTVVTNVGVDVTTDMYIPADKLTQKQGSSKPDVKRTYNVNLIVVIVLSSTSAVLSLILIAAIIRIKRQTKENHSYNCRTEAQKLFNSGRSSEQSQPSCGSSWGAISTTDRSSVFSRVSSATECDAAEPLNSQTFLTTFTNGSPKNPVIAALKSYDKNNLAKHSLGSSEGHLSTVPTPASLQRSLNKAKEPDSDSGNCDDVCRVHNSTPQLSHNACKSSPNILKSFQSKFLSTTGVEQGIDHKVPSSISSGNNSMNTNSSQNGSPATSQNTSHNHKQKESSIASGPKHSASPHHPPPPQESGSDNYPAQNTSEMSDQTINGERLCAHIDDLFFSDIL, encoded by the exons ATGGGAACAACCGTTGTTTACGGTGCTAGCTTAAGACCAAAAG GGAACCAATATGGTATGTTTGGCATAAAGAAGCTCTCAGGAGAAATAACAGTTGCCAAGAAAATAAATCCAGAGATGGTTGGATACTACAGGTTAGAAATAGGAGTTCAGGACAATGGACTCTCACCCAACACTGTAGTGACTAATGTAGGAGTCGATGTTACCACT GATATGTATATACCAGCAGACAAGCTGACACAAAAACAGGGTAGTAGCAAGCCAGATGTGAAGCGAACGTATAACGTAAACTTGATAGTGGTAATTGTCCTCTCTTCAACATCTGCAGTTCTCAGCCTCATActaattgcagccatcattaGGATAAAGCGACAG ACCAAAGAAAACCATAGCTATAACTGTCGGACAGAAGCTCAAAAACTATTCAACAGCGGTCGCTCCAGCGAGCAGTCCCAACCTTCCTGCGGCTCGAGCTGGGGTGCCATTAGCACGACGGATCGAAGTTCAGTGTTTAGCAGAGTCAGCTCTGCTACTGAATGTGATGCCGCAGAGCCTCTGAATAGTCAG ACCTTTCTGACCACTTTCACCAATGGATCTCCCAAAAATCCAGTGATTGCTGCACTTAAAAGTTATGACAAAAACAACTTGGCTAAACATTCTTTGGGTTCATCTGAGGGTCACCTTAGTACAGTTCCAACACCAGCTTCATTACAG AGGTCGCTAAACAAGGCGAAAGAGCCAGACAGCGATTCTGGAAACTGTGATGATGTCTGTAGAGTACACAACTCAACTCCCCAACTTAGTCACAATGCCTGCAAATCTTCACCGAATATTCTTAAATCATTCCAAAGTAAGTTCTTATCTACTACTGGAGTGGAACAAGGGATTGACCACAAAGTACCCAGTAGTATCAGCAGTGGAAACAACTCTATGAACACGAACTCAAGTCAAAATGGATCTCCAGCTACTTCACAG AACACCAGCCATAATCACAAACAGAAAGAATCTAGCATAGCTTCTGGTCCAAAACACTCTGCGTCACCTCATCATCCACCCCCTCCTCAAGAAAGTGGATCTGACAACTACCCAGCACAGAATACCAGTGAAATGTCTGATCAGACAATTAATGGAGAAAGACTTTGCGCTCATATAGATGACCTTTTCTTTTCTGATATACTCTAG